One part of the Myxococcales bacterium genome encodes these proteins:
- the hemW gene encoding radical SAM family heme chaperone HemW — translation MKNKIGIYVHIPFCMAKCRYCDFFSIPVARGSVDESGYASALISQLESELDIFPIEGREVGSIYFGGGTPSMLSPDFFRSMLDGLAEKFHIVPEAEISCEVNPATAEAAWFSELRSAGINRVSIGVQSFNERNLKILGRIHTPSDAMRAIAQAQDAGFSNLSTDIIYSIPGTSMADLEEDLRLLMMFFPAHVSAYCLNVEEGTQLQKKVLSGELKLPSEEEQLKQMRMISRMLRRVGWNRYEISNYAKPEMESRHNVNYWEYGEYLGLGPSAASFLMGVKNSFGVRRCVSREIGKYMKGEFLSSEESIHKKQGALEFMFMGLRMTRGIELSRFCEIFGGSVDDFYSETLSSLADRGLILRDEKRIALTDRGIEISDQIFSEFAM, via the coding sequence ATGAAGAATAAAATAGGTATCTACGTTCACATCCCTTTTTGCATGGCGAAGTGCCGCTACTGCGACTTTTTTTCGATTCCTGTGGCGCGCGGTTCGGTCGATGAATCAGGATATGCCTCGGCACTTATCTCTCAGCTCGAGAGCGAGCTCGATATTTTTCCGATAGAGGGGCGCGAGGTCGGCAGCATATATTTCGGGGGAGGGACTCCGTCGATGCTATCGCCGGATTTTTTTCGTTCCATGCTCGACGGACTCGCCGAGAAATTTCATATCGTTCCTGAGGCGGAGATATCATGCGAGGTCAATCCGGCTACGGCAGAAGCGGCCTGGTTTAGCGAGCTCAGATCGGCCGGGATCAACAGGGTCTCCATCGGCGTGCAGTCGTTCAACGAGAGAAACCTGAAAATCCTGGGCAGGATTCACACCCCTTCGGATGCGATGCGCGCCATAGCACAGGCGCAGGATGCCGGATTTTCAAACCTGAGCACCGATATCATATATTCGATTCCGGGAACATCGATGGCTGATCTGGAGGAGGACCTCCGCCTTCTCATGATGTTTTTCCCTGCGCATGTCTCCGCATACTGCCTTAACGTGGAGGAGGGAACCCAACTCCAGAAAAAAGTTCTTTCCGGCGAGTTGAAGCTGCCATCGGAAGAGGAGCAGCTTAAACAGATGAGGATGATTTCGCGGATGCTTCGGCGTGTAGGTTGGAATCGTTACGAGATATCCAATTACGCGAAGCCGGAAATGGAATCTCGTCACAACGTCAATTACTGGGAATATGGTGAATATCTGGGCCTCGGACCATCTGCGGCTTCATTTCTTATGGGCGTGAAAAACTCATTCGGAGTGAGACGTTGCGTTTCGCGTGAAATTGGAAAATATATGAAAGGGGAATTTCTCTCCTCAGAAGAATCTATACATAAAAAACAGGGAGCGCTCGAGTTCATGTTCATGGGGCTTCGCATGACACGCGGAATCGAGCTTTCGCGCTTTTGCGAGATTTTCGGCGGAAGCGTTGATGACTTTTATTCGGAAACCCTCTCATCTCTGGCCGATCGTGGGCTCATTCTGCGCGATGAAAAGAGGATAGCGCTGACCGATCGTGGAATCGAAATATCGGACCAAATTTTTTCCGAGTTCGCCATGTAA
- a CDS encoding AAA family ATPase has protein sequence MTELIRNIPIFSPIIAMKPGGWLTFLYFSIGSVERSFPMFSGGKTDIARTGLSRRGCGHNGTTCESNEEYPVCASASRQESEIPSTYVSVGSNTRLFDIPGRLLGFVNLRSLTPKETAKVRVDEDGNVGSRYNISGIAGVCRSDEEFIFDAKGNIVPEEIVQLHKEQLGALAGLLEQNKLNDTQTSYLRDLAETMKGYRKDYAFFGYSDDIGKEGALALYNQLKPFDQGYDEGGIKLTVEEMRTVAQIAGMNEDDFRCASGECPGLNEDFESEGLNATGRYLFKAVGPGRPERIEDFIKLIKESGDAIDREKKAKIIEYLETVKSFQTQQFDQQMEASKKMTESQLEVAREQMDQMAMWQKLAILLQLLFIGIIGWDRFVQAYKKIAGKELAVSDFSKVVKGMLKINPTLEMTGRVEEAHEAWRKTDTPGFRGIMFDELPREGKDSVALQMLILKEKRDPSVPKDMLDAPVYKINAAEFQSGTKYRGTVADKVAKIRKLAERGPVVVYISEIDLIFASGSTSDGASEQVGKLMLDLLEDPKVQKNLVIIGTTSRGGRFTPKSEERPDGMKTMIETFPDLDGRFNWVKIHRYTLAEVIQIATGENSSVKKKYSDFYRVEIPNEIMDASAKAGEHFYRANHPTLARFPAFTQVIENACRMARDSGSAIVTMDHVSRAISEITKTSISLEELTKVASMSIEEVEKPLWDGTAEGLKTFKVAAAENPMFDVDARFEEMIRTDPIFGGEVESYSRLEGNFARMVTDMSVAYWESLGKEEKIRFLRASAVNDPTGRRVMREVNGIPAIIVEQFVRTATDECPSLERLDLIASGKIVEAVGARVQGGRVATRQLSEEELNILEADTEYQKMDARGKEQAKLQLRMILSSAELQKVNGFNRADAASVGKFTKQFVERRGERIEQLKRDRKRGERGRRIDPRFAF, from the coding sequence TTGACAGAACTAATACGCAACATTCCCATTTTTTCGCCGATAATAGCTATGAAGCCCGGGGGCTGGCTTACATTCCTTTATTTTTCAATAGGTTCGGTTGAAAGGAGTTTTCCTATGTTTTCAGGCGGAAAGACAGATATAGCTAGAACCGGTTTATCGCGCCGCGGTTGCGGACATAACGGCACCACCTGTGAAAGTAACGAGGAATATCCGGTTTGCGCATCCGCAAGCCGGCAAGAATCGGAGATCCCTTCCACCTATGTCAGTGTAGGAAGCAATACAAGGCTCTTCGATATTCCGGGAAGGCTCCTCGGATTTGTGAATTTAAGGTCACTTACACCAAAGGAAACTGCCAAAGTACGCGTCGACGAGGATGGAAATGTAGGGTCCAGATACAATATTTCCGGCATAGCCGGGGTTTGCCGTTCGGATGAAGAGTTCATATTCGACGCCAAAGGCAATATCGTTCCGGAAGAAATCGTTCAGCTGCACAAGGAACAGTTAGGAGCACTCGCGGGTCTTTTGGAGCAGAACAAGCTAAACGACACTCAGACATCCTATCTGAGAGATCTAGCCGAAACTATGAAGGGCTACAGGAAGGACTACGCATTCTTCGGATATTCCGACGATATCGGCAAAGAGGGAGCGCTTGCGCTCTACAACCAGTTGAAGCCATTCGACCAAGGATACGACGAAGGCGGTATAAAGCTCACGGTAGAAGAGATGCGCACCGTCGCGCAGATCGCCGGAATGAACGAGGATGATTTCAGATGCGCTTCGGGAGAATGCCCCGGCCTCAATGAAGATTTCGAATCGGAGGGGCTAAATGCGACGGGGAGGTACCTCTTCAAGGCTGTGGGGCCCGGTAGACCGGAGAGGATAGAAGATTTCATAAAACTAATTAAGGAGTCAGGGGATGCGATTGATCGGGAAAAAAAGGCAAAGATCATAGAATATCTGGAAACTGTCAAAAGCTTCCAGACTCAACAGTTTGACCAACAGATGGAAGCAAGCAAAAAAATGACTGAATCTCAGCTCGAGGTGGCCCGCGAACAGATGGACCAGATGGCCATGTGGCAAAAACTGGCGATCCTTCTTCAGCTGCTTTTCATAGGCATAATAGGATGGGACAGATTCGTGCAGGCCTACAAGAAAATTGCAGGCAAGGAGCTCGCCGTATCCGACTTCAGCAAAGTCGTCAAAGGGATGCTTAAGATCAACCCTACCCTGGAAATGACAGGCAGAGTTGAAGAAGCGCACGAAGCATGGAGAAAAACGGACACCCCGGGATTCCGAGGCATAATGTTCGACGAGCTCCCTAGGGAGGGGAAAGACTCTGTAGCGCTTCAGATGCTCATATTGAAAGAAAAAAGGGATCCCTCCGTTCCCAAAGACATGCTAGATGCCCCTGTTTATAAAATAAACGCGGCTGAATTTCAGTCAGGCACAAAGTACAGAGGCACTGTGGCCGACAAAGTCGCAAAGATAAGAAAGCTAGCCGAGAGAGGACCGGTTGTAGTATACATTTCAGAAATCGATCTTATATTCGCCAGCGGCAGCACATCAGATGGGGCATCCGAACAGGTAGGAAAGCTGATGCTCGACCTTTTGGAAGATCCTAAAGTTCAAAAAAATCTCGTCATCATAGGGACTACGAGCAGAGGGGGAAGATTCACACCTAAGAGCGAAGAACGCCCTGACGGCATGAAAACGATGATAGAGACTTTTCCGGATTTAGACGGAAGGTTTAACTGGGTAAAGATTCATAGATATACCCTCGCCGAGGTCATCCAAATCGCTACGGGCGAAAACTCTTCTGTAAAAAAGAAATATTCCGACTTTTATCGAGTCGAAATCCCGAATGAAATCATGGATGCCTCTGCAAAGGCGGGAGAGCACTTCTATAGAGCTAATCATCCAACCCTTGCAAGATTCCCGGCATTCACCCAGGTGATAGAAAATGCCTGCCGAATGGCGAGGGATTCCGGCTCAGCAATCGTTACTATGGATCATGTTTCGAGAGCGATATCTGAAATTACAAAAACGTCAATCTCGCTAGAGGAATTGACTAAAGTCGCAAGTATGAGCATTGAGGAGGTGGAAAAGCCGCTATGGGATGGAACGGCAGAAGGGCTGAAGACCTTTAAAGTTGCGGCCGCCGAAAACCCAATGTTCGACGTTGATGCAAGGTTTGAAGAAATGATCAGAACCGATCCGATCTTTGGAGGAGAAGTGGAAAGCTATTCCAGACTTGAAGGGAATTTTGCCCGCATGGTCACCGACATGTCGGTCGCCTACTGGGAATCTTTGGGCAAAGAGGAAAAAATACGGTTCTTGCGAGCATCCGCCGTAAACGATCCTACAGGAAGACGCGTAATGAGAGAGGTAAACGGGATCCCGGCGATAATAGTCGAGCAGTTCGTGAGAACAGCGACGGATGAATGTCCATCGTTGGAGAGACTGGATCTAATCGCATCCGGTAAAATCGTCGAAGCAGTTGGAGCCAGGGTTCAAGGTGGCAGAGTGGCCACTCGCCAGCTCTCGGAAGAAGAATTAAACATCCTTGAGGCTGACACCGAATATCAAAAAATGGACGCCAGAGGAAAAGAACAGGCAAAGCTCCAGTTGCGCATGATCTTGTCGAGC